Proteins from one Malaya genurostris strain Urasoe2022 chromosome 2, Malgen_1.1, whole genome shotgun sequence genomic window:
- the LOC131432454 gene encoding uncharacterized protein LOC131432454 has protein sequence MAGITVSELHRCLQACGFGALGESLASTITRKINGSIGSRNEAAMFIAQLIHESGGFRYREEISRGAGQPYRPYYGRGYIQLTWKDNYRAASNDLYGDERLVNNPDLVSESSATSMDVSVWFWTRIVRPRAAPFNNFYRTTDAINGALEPPGSELARRRYNFYCKVAKVLDAYPLAREC, from the coding sequence ATGGCAGGAATCACAGTATCGGAATTGCACCGTTGTCTCCAGGCTTGTGGATTCGGTGCACTGGGCGAAAGTCTGGCTTCGACAATCACTAGAAAGATCAACGGATCAATCGGCAGTCGCAATGAGGCGGCCATGTTCATTGCTCAGCTAATCCACGAGAGCGGCGGCTTTCGGTATCGGGAAGAGATTAGTCGCGGTGCAGGACAACCTTACCGCCCGTACTATGGTCGAGGATACATACAGTTGACCTGGAAGGATAACTACCGTGCAGCATCCAACGATTTGTACGGCGATGAGCGTTTAGTGAACAACCCGGATCTGGTATCCGAAAGTTCGGCAACGAGCATGGATGTATCTGTCTGGTTCTGGACAAGAATAGTTCGTCCCAGAGCGGCACCGTTTAATAATTTTTACCGCACAACCGACGCTATCAATGGAGCATTGGAACCTCCTGGTAGTGAGCTTGCAAGACGACGCTACAATTTTTATTGCAAGGTAGCAAAGGTGCTAGATGCTTATCCTTTGGCTCGCGAATGCTAG